TCGCGGTTCTCGCTGGCCACTTTGTGGGCCTGCTGACGCCGCATCAGGTGTGGGATTTTCTGGGGGTGACCGCCAGTTTCAAGCAGGCCTTTGCCATGGGCATGGGTGGCTTGTTCGGCCTGATCTGCCTGTACGGCATTGTGATTCTGTTGCATCGACGAATCACCAATCCGCGCGTGCGTGCCACCACATCCGATATGGACTTGCTGATTCTGTTGCTCATTTTTGCGCAGCTGCTACTCGGTCTGTTCTCTATCTTTGTCTCCGCCGGCCATATGGACGGTCAGGAGATGCTGAAGCTGATGGCCTGGGCGCAGCACATTGTGATTCTGGATGGGGCCTATGCGGCTGAGCAGGTGGTGGATGTGCACTGGATTTTCAAAGCGCACATTACATTGGGTATGACACTGTTTGTGCTTTTCCCCTTCTCGCGGCTGGTGCATATCTGGTCGGTGCCGGTGAAGTATTTCTCCCGGAATTACCAAGTGGTGCGTTCCAAAGGTTAAGGCGGGGTGGTGGAATGCTCTGGCGCTTATTCCACCCTACAAGGTCCCGTAGGGTGGAATAAGCGAAGCGCATTCCACCTTCAAGACCCACCTTCACACTGCAACAAATTCAAACAAGGATTCCATCATGATCCGCGTAAACCAAACCGAAATATCTGAAAACGCGATTCTGGCGGAGATGCAATATCATCCGGCGGAAAATCAGCGCGATGCGATGATCAGGGCGAGCGAAGCATTGATCATTGGTGAGCTGGTCAAGGCGCGTGCGCAAGCTTTGGGTATCACGCTGGAGGCGGACGCCGACAATGAGGAGGCGCTGGAGGCGCTGTTGGCAAAAGAGGCTATAACCCCCAGTGCCACAGCGGAAGACTGCGAGCGTTATTATCAGGCCAATCTGGATAAATTCCAGACCACGCCGCTCTTGGCTGTGCGCCATATTCTGCTGGCGGCGGCGCCCGATGATGACGATGCCCGCATTGCTGCAGCGGATAAAGCCATTGCGATTATTGACCAACTCAGCCAAGCACCGGCTTCGTTCGCGGCGTTGGCCGAGGCCCATTCGGCCTGCCCATCGGCCAAACTCGGCGGCAACCTGGGACAGATTACCCGCGGTCAGACGGTGCCGGAATTCGAGCGTCAGTTACTGAAGCTGCAACCCGGCCTGGCCCGTCGCCCGCTGGAGTCCCGCTATGGCCTGCACGTGGTGAGTGTGGATCAACGGGCCGAAGGCCGGCAACTGACCTATGAGCAAGTGGAGGATCGGATCCGGGAATACCTCAATGAAAAAGTCCGGCGCAAGGCCATTGCACAATATATCCAGACCCTGATTGCCGACGCCAGCATCGAAGGTTTTGATTTTTCCGTCAGTGAATCACCGTTATTGCAATAGCGACGAAGGTTGGGGAGTAGCCACAGTGTGTGAAAAATGCAGCCTGAAACACTTGCTTGATAATAATGATCGGTGGGCACGCGATTACGAACAGCGCGACCCCTCGTTTTTTCCGCGCCTGGCGGCGCAACAAAAGCCCGACTACCTCTGGATTGGTTGTTCTGACGCCCGGGTGCCCGCCAATGA
This region of Simiduia agarivorans SA1 = DSM 21679 genomic DNA includes:
- a CDS encoding peptidylprolyl isomerase, which translates into the protein MIRVNQTEISENAILAEMQYHPAENQRDAMIRASEALIIGELVKARAQALGITLEADADNEEALEALLAKEAITPSATAEDCERYYQANLDKFQTTPLLAVRHILLAAAPDDDDARIAAADKAIAIIDQLSQAPASFAALAEAHSACPSAKLGGNLGQITRGQTVPEFERQLLKLQPGLARRPLESRYGLHVVSVDQRAEGRQLTYEQVEDRIREYLNEKVRRKAIAQYIQTLIADASIEGFDFSVSESPLLQ
- the narI gene encoding respiratory nitrate reductase subunit gamma encodes the protein MNHFLFGIYPYIALVVFVLGSLVRYDRDQYTWKTGSSQLLESKQLRKGSAAFHVGIIAVLAGHFVGLLTPHQVWDFLGVTASFKQAFAMGMGGLFGLICLYGIVILLHRRITNPRVRATTSDMDLLILLLIFAQLLLGLFSIFVSAGHMDGQEMLKLMAWAQHIVILDGAYAAEQVVDVHWIFKAHITLGMTLFVLFPFSRLVHIWSVPVKYFSRNYQVVRSKG